From Candidatus Nitrospira nitrificans, a single genomic window includes:
- a CDS encoding ABC transporter substrate-binding protein gives MMLLARTSRRKTSLRSWHAWLASFTLIAIFCSVPTRTQAGGVEIAILRSSDLKAYNDAVEGFKTTAPVGTTYTEYDLRGDLERGKQLARKLRASDTALVVAVGLKAALAAKLEIVDTPVLYMMILDPLKHRLTADNMTGVLLEIPTDRQFKIMRTFLPTLRRIGMMYDPDKSAPKLKEAAARASVYEFRLQGFPVENEKDVPQQLRTLLSESEALWLIPDSTVLTDESIRFILESAVAKQVPVIGFSSELTRLGALLSMSIDYGEVGREAGLLAKRIVNGEQRLPLNPVSVQRVKITVNQKTARYLGVTIPKELDNLIDETY, from the coding sequence ATGATGCTTCTCGCCCGTACAAGCCGAAGAAAGACGAGCTTGCGCTCGTGGCATGCCTGGCTGGCGTCGTTTACCCTCATCGCTATTTTTTGCTCCGTCCCGACCAGGACACAGGCTGGAGGCGTGGAGATTGCCATTCTGAGATCGTCCGATCTGAAGGCCTACAATGATGCCGTTGAAGGATTCAAGACGACGGCGCCCGTCGGAACGACCTATACCGAATACGACCTGCGAGGCGACCTTGAACGGGGAAAGCAACTCGCCAGAAAACTCCGCGCGTCGGACACGGCGCTCGTGGTCGCGGTCGGCCTGAAAGCGGCATTGGCGGCCAAGCTGGAGATCGTGGACACTCCGGTCCTGTACATGATGATTCTCGACCCCTTGAAACATCGCCTCACCGCTGACAATATGACCGGAGTTCTACTGGAAATTCCGACGGACCGTCAGTTCAAGATCATGCGCACGTTCCTCCCCACCCTGCGCCGGATCGGCATGATGTACGACCCCGATAAGTCCGCGCCCAAGTTGAAGGAGGCGGCGGCGCGAGCCTCCGTCTATGAGTTTCGCTTGCAGGGGTTTCCGGTCGAGAATGAGAAAGATGTTCCACAGCAACTACGGACGCTCTTGTCCGAATCGGAAGCGTTGTGGCTCATTCCGGACTCGACCGTCCTGACGGACGAATCGATCCGCTTCATCCTCGAATCGGCAGTGGCCAAACAGGTTCCCGTCATCGGCTTTTCCTCCGAGCTGACGCGCCTTGGCGCCCTGCTCAGCATGTCGATCGACTACGGCGAAGTCGGCCGAGAAGCCGGTCTCCTCGCCAAACGTATCGTGAACGGCGAACAACGGCTCCCGCTCAATCCTGTCTCGGTCCAGCGGGTCAAAATCACGGTGAATCAGAAGACCGCGCGATATTTAGGCGTGACGATTCCCAAAGAGCTCGACAACCTGATCGACGAGACTTATTGA